A segment of the Sulfitobacter sp. D7 genome:
CAGGCGTTTAAACCGGCGGTGCAGCACCTCTTTCATCATGCCAAAGTCATCACCGGGGGTCAGGTCATCGCCGCGGATGTTGAACTTGCGGTACTGGTTTTTCATCATCCCTTCGGGGCCCGCGACAATCATCGCGCCCACCGCATTGGTGCCTTGGATGTGCGAGTTGTCGTAAACCTCTATCCGATCGGGCGGTTTTGGCAGATCAAAGGCATCGGCCAGTCCCTGTAACAGCTTGGTCTGGGTCGCCGTCTCGGCCATCTTGCGGGCTAGGCTTTCGCGCGCGTTGCGCAGGGCACCGTCGACCAGTTCGGCCTTCTCGCCCCGCTGTGGCACCAACAGTTCCACCTTGCGACCAATCTTGCCGCTCAGCGCTTCGGCCATCAGATCGGGGTTTTCGATCTCATTGCTCAGGATCAACTGCCGCGGCGGCTCGCGGGTGTCGTAGAACTGGCCGATGAAAGCCTCCAGCACTTCGGCGGCGTCCACATCGGCCCCGACGCGGGGGTAGTAGTCCCGATTGCCCCAGTTCTGGTTGGCACGGATGAAGAAGACCTGCACGCAGGCCTGTCCGCCCTCCATATGGAGCGCGATGATGTCGGCCTCGTTCACCCCTTGCGGGTTAATGCCTTGGGCCGTTTGCACCTGCGTCAGCGCCTTGATCCGGTCGCGCAGAGCGGCGGCGCGTTCAAACTCCATCGCCTCAGATGCCTCGGCCATATCCTGCGCCAGACGGCCCTGAATCTCGGTCGATTTGCCACTCAGAAACCGCTCCGCATCACGGACGGTCTGGCGGTATTCCTCGGCCGAGATCTTGCCGACGCAGGGGGCCGAGCAGCGTTTGATTTGGTGTTGCAGACAGGGCCGTGTGCGGCTGTCGAACATCGCATTGGAACAGTCCCGCAACAGGAAGACCCGCTGCAACTGGTTGAGCGTCCGGTTCACCGCGCCCGCGCTGGCGAAGGGGCCATAATAGCTGCCCTTCTCCTTCTTCGCGCCGCGGTGTTTCTTGATCTGCGGATAGTCGTGATCGGCGGTGACAAGGATATTGGGAAAGCTTTTGTCGTCGCGCAGCAGCACGTTGAACTTGGGCTTGAGCTGCTTGATCAGGTTCTGCTCAAGAAGCAGCGCCTCGGTTTCCGTCTTCGTGGTCAAAAACATCATCGAAGCGGTATTGGCAATCATCCGCGAAATGCGGCCCGAATGCCCCGTCGGCCGCGCATAGGACGACACCCGCGCGCGCAGGTTCCGCGCCTTACCAACATAGAGCACGCGGCTCTCCGCATCGAGCATCCGGTAGACGCCCGGCGAGGAATCGAGCGACTTCAGATAGGCCTGAATCACTTGGCGGCCTTGCGGCGGAGGGCTGTCGTTTGGCGTGGTCATCTCAGGCGCTGATTCTCGTGCTTCGCTGCAATAGGACGGCAATGGGGGCAAGCTTTAACATGTCCACCAAACATGTGGATAACTCTGCCGATAACTTCTGGGCATCTTGGATTTCTCTTTGTTTTTAACATGGTTCGCTGATTTGCCTGTTTTTTAGGCACGCCCGTAATGGACTGATTTTGCTCATTTTTTTGTTTGCCATGAAACAAGCCCCTGAAAACAAAAGGGTTTCGGTAACACTTTGGTTACATAGGTTAACGAGGTGCAAAACTTCCCGCATGGCCGTTAGTTTCGGGGGCTTTTAGGGCTTGTATCCCACTGCAAATGTTCGCCGCCATCGGTGCAGATAAGCTGCCCTGTGACGCCCGGCGAATCGATGAAATAGCCCAGTGCCGCCGTGATATCCTCTGGATTTGCCCCCCGGCCCAAAACCGTGCCGCGGCGCTGCGCGGCAAAGTCTTCGGCGTCTTGATGCGGGCCTTGCAACGTGGGGCCGGGACCGATGCCATTGACCCGGATCGCCGGGGCCAGCGCCTGCGCAGTGGTGCGCGTCATTGCCCAAAGGCCCATCTTGGCGATCGTATAGGTGGTGAATTCCGGCGTCAGGTTGCGCACCCGCTGGTCCAGCATATTGACGATCAAACCGCGCGCACGCGGCTCGCCCCCGGCGTCGACCTTGGGCATCAGCCCCTGCCCCGCCATCGCCTGCGTCAACACGAAGGGCGCCCGCAGGTTGCTGCCCATATGGCGGTCCCAGCTTTCACGGCTGGCGCTCGCGATATCGTCCTGCTCGAATATCGAGGCGTTGTTCACAAGGCAGGTGATGGGCCCGCTAAGCGCCTCTGCCGCGCGGGGCAACAGCGCCCCGGCTGCGGTATCGTCCAAAAGGTCGGCTTGCAGGGCCACGGCGCGACGGCCCATGGCCGTGATCTCAGCGGCGGTTGCCTCGGCCCCGGCACGCGAGGTGGCGTAATGCACCGCCACGTCAAAGCCCCGCTGCCCGAGATAGAGCGCCATGGCGCGGCCCAGACGTTGCCCGGCTCCGGTCACCAATGCCCGCCGCATCTGCCGCCCTCCTCAGATCAGGATGATTAACAAATAAAGCCCGTAAAGCGCGCTGAGCGCCACACCCCAAAGCCGTGTGATGTCGCGCCCCAGATAGACGAAGGG
Coding sequences within it:
- the uvrC gene encoding excinuclease ABC subunit UvrC, which gives rise to MTTPNDSPPPQGRQVIQAYLKSLDSSPGVYRMLDAESRVLYVGKARNLRARVSSYARPTGHSGRISRMIANTASMMFLTTKTETEALLLEQNLIKQLKPKFNVLLRDDKSFPNILVTADHDYPQIKKHRGAKKEKGSYYGPFASAGAVNRTLNQLQRVFLLRDCSNAMFDSRTRPCLQHQIKRCSAPCVGKISAEEYRQTVRDAERFLSGKSTEIQGRLAQDMAEASEAMEFERAAALRDRIKALTQVQTAQGINPQGVNEADIIALHMEGGQACVQVFFIRANQNWGNRDYYPRVGADVDAAEVLEAFIGQFYDTREPPRQLILSNEIENPDLMAEALSGKIGRKVELLVPQRGEKAELVDGALRNARESLARKMAETATQTKLLQGLADAFDLPKPPDRIEVYDNSHIQGTNAVGAMIVAGPEGMMKNQYRKFNIRGDDLTPGDDFGMMKEVLHRRFKRLIKEDPDRSRGLWPDLLLIDGGAGQVSAVASIMAQHGVQDIPMVGVAKGIDRDAGKEEFHRVGKRVMALRHNDPVLYFVQRLRDEAHRFAIGTHRAKRAKGVSATPLDDVPGVGAARKRALLAHFGSAKAVGRANLSDLKAVEGLSDALAETIYGYFHEKG
- a CDS encoding SDR family oxidoreductase, with amino-acid sequence MRRALVTGAGQRLGRAMALYLGQRGFDVAVHYATSRAGAEATAAEITAMGRRAVALQADLLDDTAAGALLPRAAEALSGPITCLVNNASIFEQDDIASASRESWDRHMGSNLRAPFVLTQAMAGQGLMPKVDAGGEPRARGLIVNMLDQRVRNLTPEFTTYTIAKMGLWAMTRTTAQALAPAIRVNGIGPGPTLQGPHQDAEDFAAQRRGTVLGRGANPEDITAALGYFIDSPGVTGQLICTDGGEHLQWDTSPKSPRN